The Babylonia areolata isolate BAREFJ2019XMU chromosome 22, ASM4173473v1, whole genome shotgun sequence genome contains a region encoding:
- the LOC143297116 gene encoding uncharacterized protein LOC143297116, with protein sequence MNVTIISSNGTSDWGGHQGADTAEGCVVLGVDTGGFIPWDNPDNMVSQDVEQAVDTAVGAVCLPILFLISAPTNILNMLVFWKQGLKERINLCLFYLSCVDFVHMLHAFFCNVDRFYLPINQPVKFGPVFRFIVNHRLLGLRSLTWLSGVVSMLIACERCFCVLSPLRSQTVLSTRTTGCILSFSTVFCLTGSLLNGMRWDLVCVLNPETKATSTEILTSQFFARHRSHLKLMVLFYGAVQPILCVTVIVVTTAVTSVKLRAMVAWREQTSSQTQSWREVALTRMLIAASVLYIICALPTTVIGLSTLFVPGISLDGRYYNVGLVLVNLFELTSYVNASFNFFIYVSLGSKYRNTLRVIFWCCCPLHHHHHHQKELK encoded by the coding sequence ATGAACGTGACCATAATTTCTTCAAACGGGACTTCAGACTGGGGCGGTCATCAGGGAGCGGACACTGCAGAAGGCTGCGTGGTGTTAGGTGTTGACACCGGTGGCTTCATCCCTTGGGACAACCCGGACAACATGGTCAGTCAGGACGTGGAACAGGCAGTGGACACAGCAGTGGGGGCCGTGTGTCTGCCCATCCTCTTTCTCATCTCCGCCCCAACCAACATCCTCAACATGCTGGTGTTCTGGAAACAAGGACTCAAAGAACGCATCAACCTGTGTCTGTTCTACCTGTCTTGCGTCGACTTTGTCCACATGCTGCACGCCTTCTTCTGCAACGTGGACAGGTTTTATCTTCCGATCAACCAGCCTGTGAAATTTGGTCCCGTATTTCGGTTCATCGTGAATCACAGACTGCTAGGACTTCGCAGTCTGACCTGGCTTTCTGGGGTCGTCTCCATGCTGATCGCGTGTGAGAGATGCTTTTGCGTTCTCAGTCCGCTGCGCTCACAGACCGTGTTGAGCACCAGAACGACCGGGTGCATTCTCTCCTTTTCAACCGTGTTCTGTTTAACAGGTTCCCTACTAAACGGCATGAGATGGGACCTGGTTTGTGTTCTTAACCCAGAGACCAAAGCAACGTCCACGGAAATACTTACCAGTCAGTTCTTTGCGCGCCACAGGTCTCACCTTAAACTCATGGTTCTCTTCTACGGGGCGGTTCAACCGATTCTCTGCGTCACCGTGATCGTGGTGACGACAGCTGTGACGTCAGTCAAACTGAGGGCCATGGTGGCGTGGCGAGAGCAGACATCCTCACAGACACAGTCATGGCGGGAGGTGGCGTTAACTCGCATGCTCATCGCTGCGTCCGTGCTCTACATTATCTGCGCTTTGCCGACAACGGTGATAGGGTTGAGCACTCTGTTTGTTCCCGGCATCAGCCTGGACGGGCGATATTACAACGTCGGCTTGGTTTTGGTGAACTTGTTCGAGCTGACTTCTTACGTCAACGCTTCCTTCAATTTTTTCATCTATGTGTCGTTGGGGTCCAAGTACAGGAACACACTCCGAGTGATCTTCTGGTGCTGCTGTCCattgcatcaccatcaccatcaccaaaaaGAGCTGAAGTAA